Part of the Neisseria brasiliensis genome is shown below.
CCGAGCGCATTCATCAATTTGCCCAAGAAAGCTTAGGACAAACCGAACGCAGCATCCGCTTCGATAAAAGCATCACGCGCAATCTGTTTCCACGCCCAACGATTACCCTAAAAAACCTCATCATCAGCCGACCGCACACCACCGATGCCGCCATTCACATCAAAGAAATGAAGATTGGTTTGGCTTGGCAAAGCTTGTGGGCGGATAGCCCTGTGATTGAAAAATGGGTGGTTTCCGGTGCCGATGCCACCTTGCAGCGCACGCAAGACGGCAAATGGAGCTTGCAAGACATTTGGCAACAACAAAGCCGCAACGTCAATCTTAACCGCCTGATTATTGAAAACAGCACCTTACGCTTGCGCCTGATTAACGGTGAATACCTGATCGAACAATTTGGCTTAAATGCCAAAGCCCCCGATTCAGGCACGCGCGAATTCAGCGTTAGCGGCAATTTCAATCACAGCAAAATTCCAGTTTCTTGGAAAGGCTCGGGTTTACTGGAAACCGCAACCAACGGCTGGAAAATCCCTAAATTTCATTTAAGCGCAGAAGGCCGTCTGAACGATGAAACCATCAAAATCATTGCCGACAGCGCACTTGCGTGGCAGCCCAAACAAAGCTCTTTGCAGGCAAATAATCTTGCTCTACGTGCCGACAGCTCTTACCAAGATTTTCACCTGACCGCGCAAGTACCGCGCCTGACTTTCAATACCGATCATGTGTTTGTGGACACATTCAACAGTGCATTCACCGCCGGCAGCGAAGCCAGCCAATGGAGCGGCTCGTTGAAATTAGATAAAGGCAACCTACTCAACGGCGAGGCTTCACTGGAGGGCTTTAAGCTCAACGCCAATCACCGCACCGCACAATGGCAAACCAATCTTTCCGTTTCCGGCCCTTTGGTTTGGCAAAAAACCGACGGTTTAAAATCCGATGCCATCCACATTACCACCATGCAGGATACGGTTAACCGCTCGCCCCGTCCACGCTACATCAGCTTGCTCGACGGCAGCTTCAGCCTGACCGATTTCAGGCATTGGCAAGGCAAATTCAATGGCTATTTCGACCGCCAACCGGCTGCCCTCAGCTTAAAATACAGCAATGAAGCCGGTGAAGTGCCACTGCTTGAAGCCGGCCTCGCCTTGCAAAAACTCTCTCTTGCGCCCTACTGGGAAGATTTAGAAGCACAATCCGGCAATATTTACCCCGAATTTCTCAACGACGACAGTCTGCCCGACATCGAAGCGCAGGTTAAAATCGACAGCATGAATTTTCCCGGTTTGCAGTTGGAAAATGTTGAAACATTGATTTCGGCCAACCGCCAGCACATCGCCTTCACCAATTTCAAAGCCGGTTTATACGGCGGCCAAACCGAAGGCGGCATCAGCATGGCCAACACCACGCCGATTTCTTACCACTTACAGCAAAACGCGCAAGGCGTGCAAATCCGCCCATTACTGCAAGATTTATTTGGTTTTCACAGCTTCAGCGGCACCGGCGATGCAGTGATTGACCTGACCTCCAAAGGCCAAGACCGCCGCAGTTTGTTACAGCTTTTAGACGG
Proteins encoded:
- a CDS encoding AsmA family protein; the encoded protein is MFVSLYASVYHFLSAERIHQFAQESLGQTERSIRFDKSITRNLFPRPTITLKNLIISRPHTTDAAIHIKEMKIGLAWQSLWADSPVIEKWVVSGADATLQRTQDGKWSLQDIWQQQSRNVNLNRLIIENSTLRLRLINGEYLIEQFGLNAKAPDSGTREFSVSGNFNHSKIPVSWKGSGLLETATNGWKIPKFHLSAEGRLNDETIKIIADSALAWQPKQSSLQANNLALRADSSYQDFHLTAQVPRLTFNTDHVFVDTFNSAFTAGSEASQWSGSLKLDKGNLLNGEASLEGFKLNANHRTAQWQTNLSVSGPLVWQKTDGLKSDAIHITTMQDTVNRSPRPRYISLLDGSFSLTDFRHWQGKFNGYFDRQPAALSLKYSNEAGEVPLLEAGLALQKLSLAPYWEDLEAQSGNIYPEFLNDDSLPDIEAQVKIDSMNFPGLQLENVETLISANRQHIAFTNFKAGLYGGQTEGGISMANTTPISYHLQQNAQGVQIRPLLQDLFGFHSFSGTGDAVIDLTSKGQDRRSLLQLLDGTLSLNVSDGAWHGIDMNNILQSGNIKKDTENNLQTPFHRFSLHSVIEKGVSHHVNTELLSDSVRVISSGFTNLEKQELSEELLIYNARNPDSRPVPLKIKGSVHNPSITLDYGQLTDGLSTPQEKQKALEETFREQWNWLIPRRK